From Panthera uncia isolate 11264 chromosome X, Puncia_PCG_1.0, whole genome shotgun sequence, the proteins below share one genomic window:
- the SLC38A5 gene encoding sodium-coupled neutral amino acid transporter 5 isoform X1, whose amino-acid sequence MELQDPKMNGALPADALGYRQEREGFLPSHPPAPGRKPVEFMDFEGKTSFGMSVFNLSNAIMGSGILGLAYAMAHTGVLFFLALLLCIAFLSSYSIHLLLTCAGVVGIRAYEQLGQRALGPAGKVVVAAVICLHNVGAMSSYLFIIKSELPLVIGTFLDMDPEGGWFLKGNLLIIIVSVLIILPLALMRHLGYLGYTSGLSLTCMLFFLISVIYKKFQLDCPVGLNETEVESKNPTALPIQGLNRSCEAHMFTVDSQMFYTVPIMAFAFVCHPEVLPIYTELCRPSKHRMQAVANVSIGAMFCMYGLTATFGYLTFYNSMEAEMLHMYSQRDLLILCVRLAVLLAVTLTVPVVLFPIRRALQQLFFPSRDFSWPRHVAIALILLVLVNVLVICVPTIRDIFGVIGSTSAPSLIFILPSIFYLRIVPTEVEPLYSWPKIQALCFGLLGVLFMAISLGFMFANWATVQSPVSGH is encoded by the exons ATGGAACTTCAGGACCCAAAGATGAACGGAGCCCTCCCTGCGGATGCTCTGGG cTACAGGCAGGAACGCGAGGGCTTCCTGCCCAGCCATCCTCCTGCTCCTGGGAGGAAGCCAGTCGAGTTCATGGAT TTCGAAGGGAAGACATCGTTTGGAATGTCCGTGTTCAATCTCAGCAACGCCATCATGGGCAGTGGCATCCTGGGACTGGCCTATGCCATGGCTCACACAGGGGTCCTCTTCTTCTT GGCCCTGCTGCTATGCATTGCGTTTCTATCTTCATATTCCATCCATCTCCTGCTGACCTGTGCCGGTGTTGTAG GCATCCGAGCCTATGAGCAGCTGGGACAGAGGGCGCTGGGGCCTGCAGGGAAAGTAGTGGTGGCTGCGGTGATCTGTCTGCACAATGTTGGGG CCATGTCCAGTTACCTGTTCATCATCAAATCCGAACTCCCTCTGGTTATCGGCACCTTCTTGGACATGGACCCTGAGGG GGGCTGGTTCTTGAAGGGAAACCTCCTCATCATCATTGTCAGTGTGTTAATCATCCTGCCACTGGCCCTCATGAGACACTTGG GCTACCTGGGATATACCAGCGGTCTCTCTTTGACCTGTATGCTGTTTTTTCTCATCTCG gtcATCTATAAGAAGTTCCAGCTTGACTGTCCTGTAGGTCTCAATGAGACGGAAGTGGAGAGCAAGAACCCTACGGCCCTTCCCATCCAGGGACTCAACAGAAGCTGTGAGGCCCATATGTTCACAGTTGACTCACAG ATGTTCTACACGGTGCCCATTATGGCTTTTGCTTTCGTCTGTCACCCTGAGGTGCTGCCCATCTACACAGAGCTCTGCCG GCCCTCCAAGCACAGAATGCAGGCTGTGGCCAACGTGTCCATTGGGGCCATGTTCTGCATGTATGGGCTTACTGCGACCTTTGGATACCTCACCTTTTACA ATAGCATGGAGGCGGAGATGCTGCACATGTACAGCCAGCGGGACCTGCTCATCCTTTGTGTGCGCCTGGCCGTGTTGCTCGCCGTGACTCTCACTGTGCCAGTTGTGCTGTTCCCT ATCCGCCGGGCCCTGCAGCAGCTGTTCTTCCCAAGCAGAGACTTCAGCTGGCCACGACACGTGGCCATAGCCCTGATCCTGCTTGTCTTGGTCAATGTTCTTGTCATTTGTGTGCCAACCATCCGGGATATCTTTGGGGTTATTG GGTCCACTTCAGCCCCTAGCCTCATCTTCATCCTTCCTAGCATCTTCTACCTCCGCATTGTACCAACTGAGGTGGAGCCCCTCTACTCCTGGCCTAAGATCCAG GCTCTGTGTTTTGGTCTCCTGGGGGTCCTCTTCATGGCAATCAGTCTAGGCTTTATGTTTGCCAACTGGGCCACAGTCCAGAGCCCTGTGTCTGGACACTGA
- the SLC38A5 gene encoding sodium-coupled neutral amino acid transporter 5 isoform X2 gives MELQDPKMNGALPADALGYRQEREGFLPSHPPAPGRKPVEFMDFEGKTSFGMSVFNLSNAIMGSGILGLAYAMAHTGVLFFLALLLCIAFLSSYSIHLLLTCAGVVGIRAYEQLGQRALGPAGKVVVAAVICLHNVGAMSSYLFIIKSELPLVIGTFLDMDPEGGWFLKGNLLIIIVSVLIILPLALMRHLGYLGYTSGLSLTCMLFFLISVIYKKFQLDCPVGLNETEVESKNPTALPIQGLNRSCEAHMFTVDSQMFYTVPIMAFAFVCHPEVLPIYTELCRPSKHRMQAVANVSIGAMFCMYGLTATFGYLTFYNSMEAEMLHMYSQRDLLILCVRLAVLLAVTLTVPVVLFPGPLQPLASSSSFLASSTSALYQLRWSPSTPGLRSRLCVLVSWGSSSWQSV, from the exons ATGGAACTTCAGGACCCAAAGATGAACGGAGCCCTCCCTGCGGATGCTCTGGG cTACAGGCAGGAACGCGAGGGCTTCCTGCCCAGCCATCCTCCTGCTCCTGGGAGGAAGCCAGTCGAGTTCATGGAT TTCGAAGGGAAGACATCGTTTGGAATGTCCGTGTTCAATCTCAGCAACGCCATCATGGGCAGTGGCATCCTGGGACTGGCCTATGCCATGGCTCACACAGGGGTCCTCTTCTTCTT GGCCCTGCTGCTATGCATTGCGTTTCTATCTTCATATTCCATCCATCTCCTGCTGACCTGTGCCGGTGTTGTAG GCATCCGAGCCTATGAGCAGCTGGGACAGAGGGCGCTGGGGCCTGCAGGGAAAGTAGTGGTGGCTGCGGTGATCTGTCTGCACAATGTTGGGG CCATGTCCAGTTACCTGTTCATCATCAAATCCGAACTCCCTCTGGTTATCGGCACCTTCTTGGACATGGACCCTGAGGG GGGCTGGTTCTTGAAGGGAAACCTCCTCATCATCATTGTCAGTGTGTTAATCATCCTGCCACTGGCCCTCATGAGACACTTGG GCTACCTGGGATATACCAGCGGTCTCTCTTTGACCTGTATGCTGTTTTTTCTCATCTCG gtcATCTATAAGAAGTTCCAGCTTGACTGTCCTGTAGGTCTCAATGAGACGGAAGTGGAGAGCAAGAACCCTACGGCCCTTCCCATCCAGGGACTCAACAGAAGCTGTGAGGCCCATATGTTCACAGTTGACTCACAG ATGTTCTACACGGTGCCCATTATGGCTTTTGCTTTCGTCTGTCACCCTGAGGTGCTGCCCATCTACACAGAGCTCTGCCG GCCCTCCAAGCACAGAATGCAGGCTGTGGCCAACGTGTCCATTGGGGCCATGTTCTGCATGTATGGGCTTACTGCGACCTTTGGATACCTCACCTTTTACA ATAGCATGGAGGCGGAGATGCTGCACATGTACAGCCAGCGGGACCTGCTCATCCTTTGTGTGCGCCTGGCCGTGTTGCTCGCCGTGACTCTCACTGTGCCAGTTGTGCTGTTCCCT GGTCCACTTCAGCCCCTAGCCTCATCTTCATCCTTCCTAGCATCTTCTACCTCCGCATTGTACCAACTGAGGTGGAGCCCCTCTACTCCTGGCCTAAGATCCAG GCTCTGTGTTTTGGTCTCCTGGGGGTCCTCTTCATGGCAATCAGTCTAG
- the FTSJ1 gene encoding putative tRNA (cytidine(32)/guanosine(34)-2'-O)-methyltransferase isoform X1, whose translation MGRTSKDKRDVYYRLAKENGWRARSAFKLLQLDEEFQLFQGVTRAVDLCAAPGSWSQVLSQKIGGQGSGHVVAVDLQAMAPLPGVLQIQGDITQLSTAKEIIQHFEGCPADLVVCDGAPDVTGLHDVDEYMQAQLLLAALNIATHVLKPGGCFVAKIFRGRDVTLIYSQLRVFFSSVLCAKPRSSRNSSIEAFAVCQGYDPPAGFLPDLTKPLLDHSYDPDFNQLDGPTRIIVPFVTCGDLSSYDSDRSYPLDLEDGSEYKYTPPTQPPISPPYQEACTLKKKGRLAKEIRPQDCPISTVDSMPQPLAAPQRHTLLPSEVEDNGMNCSP comes from the exons ATGGGACGGACATCAAAGGACAAGCGGGATGTCTACTACCGCCTGGCCAAGGAGAATGGCTGGCGTGCCCGCAGTGCCTTCAAGCTGCTACAACTTGATGAGGAATTCCAACTCTTCCAAG GCGTGACACGGGCAGTTGACCTGTGTGCAGCCCCGGGCAGCTGGAGCCAGGTGCTGAGCCAGAAAATTGG GGGTCAGGGCTCCGGCCATGTGGTGGCTGTGGACCTTCAGGCGATGGCTCCATTACCAGGTGTGTTACAGATCCAAGGGGACATCACCCAG CTGTCCACTGCCAAGGAGATCATCCAGCACTTTGAGGGCTGCCCCGCGGACCTAGTGGTGTGCGACGGGGCTCCCGATG TAACTGGCCTCCACGATGTTGATGAGTATATGCAGGCCCAGCTCCTCCTAGCT GCTCTGAACATTGCTACACACGTCTTGAAGCCAGGGGGCTGCTTTGTAGCCAAG ATCTTCCGAGGCCGGGATGTGACCCTGATCTACAGCCAGCTGCGTGTCTTCTTCTCCAGTGTGCTGTGTGCCAAGCCCAGGAGCAGCCGCAACTCCAGCATAG AGGCCTTCGCTGTCTGTCAGGGTTATGACCCCCCTGCGGGCTTCCTTCCGGACCTGACAAAGCCCCTGCTGGACCACTCATACG ATCCAGACTTCAACCAATTAGATGGACCCACTCGCATCATTGTGCCATTTGTGACCTGTGGGGACCTGAGCTCCTATGATTCAGACCGCAGTTACCCACTGGAC CTGGAGGACGGCTCAGAGTACAAGTACACTCCACCCACGCAGCCCCCCATCTCACCACCGTACCAGGAGGCCTGCACGTTGAAGAAGAAAGGGCGGCTGGCCAAGGAGATCCGCCCCCAGGACTGCCCCATCAGCACTGTAGACTCgatgccccagcccctggctgctCCACAGCGCCACACCCTGCTGCCCTCTGAG GTGGAAGACAATGGAATGAATTGTTCGCCTTAA
- the FTSJ1 gene encoding putative tRNA (cytidine(32)/guanosine(34)-2'-O)-methyltransferase isoform X2 gives MGRTSKDKRDVYYRLAKENGWRARSAFKLLQLDEEFQLFQGVTRAVDLCAAPGSWSQVLSQKIGGQGSGHVVAVDLQAMAPLPGVLQIQGDITQLSTAKEIIQHFEGCPADLVVCDGAPDVTGLHDVDEYMQAQLLLAALNIATHVLKPGGCFVAKIFRGRDVTLIYSQLRVFFSSVLCAKPRSSRNSSIEAFAVCQGYDPPAGFLPDLTKPLLDHSYDFNQLDGPTRIIVPFVTCGDLSSYDSDRSYPLDLEDGSEYKYTPPTQPPISPPYQEACTLKKKGRLAKEIRPQDCPISTVDSMPQPLAAPQRHTLLPSEVEDNGMNCSP, from the exons ATGGGACGGACATCAAAGGACAAGCGGGATGTCTACTACCGCCTGGCCAAGGAGAATGGCTGGCGTGCCCGCAGTGCCTTCAAGCTGCTACAACTTGATGAGGAATTCCAACTCTTCCAAG GCGTGACACGGGCAGTTGACCTGTGTGCAGCCCCGGGCAGCTGGAGCCAGGTGCTGAGCCAGAAAATTGG GGGTCAGGGCTCCGGCCATGTGGTGGCTGTGGACCTTCAGGCGATGGCTCCATTACCAGGTGTGTTACAGATCCAAGGGGACATCACCCAG CTGTCCACTGCCAAGGAGATCATCCAGCACTTTGAGGGCTGCCCCGCGGACCTAGTGGTGTGCGACGGGGCTCCCGATG TAACTGGCCTCCACGATGTTGATGAGTATATGCAGGCCCAGCTCCTCCTAGCT GCTCTGAACATTGCTACACACGTCTTGAAGCCAGGGGGCTGCTTTGTAGCCAAG ATCTTCCGAGGCCGGGATGTGACCCTGATCTACAGCCAGCTGCGTGTCTTCTTCTCCAGTGTGCTGTGTGCCAAGCCCAGGAGCAGCCGCAACTCCAGCATAG AGGCCTTCGCTGTCTGTCAGGGTTATGACCCCCCTGCGGGCTTCCTTCCGGACCTGACAAAGCCCCTGCTGGACCACTCATACG ACTTCAACCAATTAGATGGACCCACTCGCATCATTGTGCCATTTGTGACCTGTGGGGACCTGAGCTCCTATGATTCAGACCGCAGTTACCCACTGGAC CTGGAGGACGGCTCAGAGTACAAGTACACTCCACCCACGCAGCCCCCCATCTCACCACCGTACCAGGAGGCCTGCACGTTGAAGAAGAAAGGGCGGCTGGCCAAGGAGATCCGCCCCCAGGACTGCCCCATCAGCACTGTAGACTCgatgccccagcccctggctgctCCACAGCGCCACACCCTGCTGCCCTCTGAG GTGGAAGACAATGGAATGAATTGTTCGCCTTAA